The segment AGTACGGTGAGTCCAGTCTTTCCTTAAACGTTTACTTTGGTTGTTtaatttaacgcattttaataTGTATCACAGATGAATACAATGTAGTATTCAATGTAGAGTAACCTGATCCACTCAAACCAGTGTTTGCAGCGCTCATGTGACTGTTGCataaaacattattatagcaTACAAGCTATTCTCACTATTCTCTTGTTGTAACAGATTTCTACCACAGCCCACCTTACATTTCTAAGGTGACTGAGCGGTTGTAAGTTATCATGGGCAAGAGCTGCAAGGTGGTGGTGTGTGGCCAGGGATCAGTGGGAAAAACTGCTGTTCTGGAGCAGCTACTGTACGCCAACCATGTTGTAGGTGAGAGTTGTGACAGCATATACCTGACAGTAAATTCTCAAACTCAAATACATGAGCAGTACAGATTCACATAGTCCCCGTTTGGCAGGTTCAGAGACCATGGAGACACTGGAGGACATTTACATTGGGTCTGTGGAAACGGACCGCGGCACCAGAGAACAGGTGCGGTTTTACGACACGCGCGGGCTGCGTGATGGTCAGGAGTTTCCGCGGCACTACTTCACTTTCGCCGACGGATTCGTGCTCGTCTACAGCATCGACAGCAAAGAGTCCTTCAAGCGGGTAGAGGCACTGAAGAAAGAGATCGACCGCTGCCGTGATAAAAAAGAGGTCTGTGCTTATGTACACTAACCGTTTTAAAAGACTTTCATTCCGCAGAGGTGTATTGTGACAGACAAAAtgagagtaaagacatttataatgttgaaatagttttctatttccaataaattacatggattgcacagttaatgtactactgaataagttgtttttctaatttaaatcgtgtggaagctgctaaattatatagaaaatgacttagtaagcaggaaagggtgcattattttgacaaactaaagttaatcggtgataaagatacatatgagcagtatagactaatatttcacctacctgacggaaatgataagaacaaacacaaatgttgtcaagattctatCCTTGGaattcctggttcagtttggccaaccacaaacatttctatattactccaaatgtttttcctggtccgaccgattagtacagccccaaacatgacaataatcaaccattttcagcagcaataatcagctaaatatgcgagtttcgttcagttcagtcgcattgtttacgttcagtgccaaaATGGTGACACGTCCTGAAAACACtctatatttatcaaagaaacttggaaaaaaaaaatagtttgtacACAGCTATCAGGAAACATTCTGGCAAGATTCTCTCAAAGTTATGAGCAATTGTTCTTCCAGTtgagttaataaaaaaaacattatttatctaCCTTTTTCTTTCCGTAAGGGTGGACATggaaagaatgatttctgaaggatcatgtgaaactgaagactggagtaatgatgctgaaaatccagctttgccatcacaggaataaatgacatattaaaatatattcaaatagatgttttTGCTAATATTTAATATTGCAGTTTTACTCAGTGAGCATAAGAATTTTtgcaaaacatgaaaaaactttTCGCCgtcccaatttttttttaactgtagcGTAAAATCATGAGGAAAtcagttttttaaatttatattttaaggtaaaaaaaaaaatactaccaTAAGTGGACATCATGAAAATGATAAGGAAATTTGTCTTTGTATCTCACAGGTGACTATTGTTGTTGTGGGTAATAAGTTGGACCTGCAGGATCAGAGGAGAGTGGACAGCGAGGCGGCTCAACAGTGGGCCCGACAGGAGAAGGTCAGGCTGTGGGAGGTCTCTGTGACCGACAGACGATCGCTCATCGAGCCTTTTGTCCATCTGGCCAGCAAAATGACCCAGCCTCAGAGCAAATCCACCTTCCCACTCAGCCGCAACAAGAACAAGGGCAGCGGCTCCCTGGACAGCTAGAGATCCAGAAGATCCCGATAGATCTGACAGATATGTCATGATAGAAAGGCAGATCTAACAGACGCTCGGTTTTATATCTTTCAAAACATTTGAACTCGgagtgcaattgtgagtttagcaCACTGTATGAAGTTACTGCATGAATGAAGTTTTATATTCATAAgcatataggatagaatctataTGTTGCTGTGATATTTATCTCATGCCTATCTTGAAGCTATTGACTGATAAGTTGTTACATCCTGTGTGAAATCATCTAAGATGATTCGACTTGTGGtcaatttaaacatatttaatgaCATTTGTGCCATGATGACTGCTCTTTTATATGACATGACCTTGACAGAAGAATGTCTTAATTTAGTTGGATGTTTTACTTACATTCAGGTGTTCATATTTCGTGTCATTCCTATAAATTTACTGGTTTTTGTTCCATAAGAACACCTAAGTGAAATGTTACATGTGTTTTTGATTGTGAGTGAGAGAGTTCACCACTGTGCCATTGTACTTTATACCCTGCTTTCAATTGTGAACATATATATCTGTTCTTTTTACACTGAAAAAGTATGACTTATTAAGATTTGACTCTTATTTTTAGCTGAGATCCCTTTCAGATACATCATAAAGGATTTTTGTCTGAAACAAAGACTGTATGAGcagcttttttaacattttaataaagctGTTTAACTGCAGTTGTTTACCCCTTATTAATCTTTTCTAATCTATTTCTAAATGAGCACTTTATTTACACAGTGGTCAAACATAATGGTAATGTTCTAAAGACAATATTCATTGTAAGCCCATGATCCGTACACAAAGTTGAAAGCTTGTCTGCTTTACAGCACAATAGCAGCCGTCTTCCGACTGAATGAGCGCGGCATAACTGCACTCTCTCTTCAGGAGGAGTAAACGGGAGAATTGGTTTTATTTGCCCTTTATCTGTCTTTTTACGGAGTAGATATTTCATTTTGTTCAGGGCTGGATCTGCAGTGACCTTATAATAGAGGGCTCTCCACTTCAGCcagtgagagagtgtgtgagtCTGTGTGTAATGAACAATGTCTGAAGTTAATGCTTGCTTTAAGCAACTTCATTTCATGAGGCTTGCATCAGTGTTTATCAATAGTGTTTACAGATCACAGATCAAATGCAAATGTACTTTTTATCCGCTATTACACAATACATGACGAAACTTCACACAacatattgtttaaaaatgtcacTATTGAGCAACAAGTAGCATGCTTTTAAGCTGTGAAGGGGGAGGTGTCAGCATGGTATTGCTTTTCAATAATGaaatactaataatatttttttgtacgAATCAGTGTATTTTGTGATGCAAAAAAGCACATTACCAGTTaccacaatatgtgaccctggaccacaaaaccagtcataaggttaaatttgacaaaactgagatttatacatcatatgaaagcccaataaataagctttctattgatgtatggtttgttaggataggacaatatttggctgagatacatctatttgaaatcagaaatctgaggatgcaaaaaaatcaaaaagactgagaaaatcacctttaaagttgtccaaattaggttcttaacaatgcatattacaaatcaaaaatgacattttgatatgtttacagtaggaattttacaaaaaatcttcatggaacatgaactttacttaatttcttaatgatttttggcataaaagaaaaatcaaaaaatttgacccatgcaatgtatttgtggctattgctacaaatataccccagcgacttaagactggttttgtggtccagggtcacatatgttctaaGAACGTTCTGCTAACATTTCTATTACATTATAAAACATTACTACTTAAAGTTCTCTAAACGTTATGCAAACTTTATAGGGAAAGAGCTGGCTAGAtcacttacaaattgtaatctgttactgattccaaattataatccattacattactgattttaggtaatataatctgattacttttagattacttttgacctatgTTGTTTATTATATTGATTTAAATAGAATGATCGTATGCCATATTCACATAAAAACACAACATATTCCATTCATTGTTATTAACAACAAGAAGTGcgttaaacattacattacatcaAGGC is part of the Garra rufa chromosome 1, GarRuf1.0, whole genome shotgun sequence genome and harbors:
- the nkiras2 gene encoding NF-kappa-B inhibitor-interacting Ras-like protein 2, giving the protein MGKSCKVVVCGQGSVGKTAVLEQLLYANHVVGSETMETLEDIYIGSVETDRGTREQVRFYDTRGLRDGQEFPRHYFTFADGFVLVYSIDSKESFKRVEALKKEIDRCRDKKEVTIVVVGNKLDLQDQRRVDSEAAQQWARQEKVRLWEVSVTDRRSLIEPFVHLASKMTQPQSKSTFPLSRNKNKGSGSLDS